A segment of the Luteibaculum oceani genome:
CTCATTATTTTCTGATAATAACCAATAGTTAATGTACGACATAGAGCAACTAAAAGCCAAGAAGATTCTTGACTTACGCGAAATTGCCAAAGAGCTTAAGATAAGAGGCACTGGTTTAAAAAAAACTGACCTTGTTTACCGCATTCTAGATAAACAGGCCGACGATCCTAAGTACGTAGAAGCTGTATACAATTTATTTGAGTCTGCCCCCGAAAAGGGAGCTGCCGAGCAACCAAAGGAGAAAAAGCCAGTTGCAAGCTCAGATCGAGATCTTTTTTCCAATAAGGAAGGACAAAATCAACGTCCTAGAAAACCAAGAAATATTGGTAAAGAAGAAGGATCTGAAAAGTCAAATAACGAAAGAAAAGAAAATCAGAAGTCTGAGCATGGCTCACCTAGGAACCAAGAAAGACCTGAGAATAAAAGGGAATCTCGTGGTGACCAAAGAGAAGCTCGAGAACCAAGAGAGCCAAAGGAGGCTAGAGAAAACAAAGACTCTAGAGACACAAGAGATCAAAAAGACAATCGCGGGGAGCAACAAGATAGAAAAGGTCGTGAACGTAGAAATGACCAGCGCAATGATCAAAAGAACGATCAACGCAATGATCAACGCAATGATCAGCGTAGTGACCAACGCAATGACCGCAGAGACAACCGTCGCAACGACAACAGACAAAACCAAAACAACGATAACCGCAATCAGGAAAAAGACCCAACCGATAAATTCGACTTCGAAGGAATCATCTATTGTGAGGGTGTTTTAGAAATGATGCAAGAGGGGTATGGTTTTCTAAGATCCTCAGACTATAACTACCTACCTTCACCCGATGATGTATACGTATCTCAATCACAGATAAAATTATTTGGATTAAAAACGGGGGACACCATTAGAGGTGAAATCAGACCTCCTAAGAATGGAGAAAAATATTTCCCCCTGGTTAAGGTGGAAGAAATAAATGGTAGAAAACCCGACTTCGTTAGAGACAGAATTCCATTTAAATATTTAACCCCATTATTTGCCCAGGAAAAGTTACAGATTGCTGAAAAGGAATCCACTACTTCGACTAGAATAATGGATTTATTCTCCCCTATTGGTAAAGGTCAGCGTGGATTAATTGTAGCGCAACCCAAAACGGGTAAAACGGTACTACTTAAAGAGGTTGCCAACGCAATTGCAGCGAATCATCCAGAGGCTTATTTAATTATTTTATTAATTGATGAACGCCCAGAAGAGGTTACCGACATGAAGCGCTCAGTTAATGCTGAAGTAATTGCCTCTACCTTTGATGAACAAGCGAGCAACCACGTAAAAATTGCAAACATCGTTCTTGAAAAAGCGAAGCGTATGGTAGAATGCGGTCACGATGTAGTAATTCTTCTTGACTCCATAACTCGTTTAGCAAGAGCTTACAACACCGTTCAGCCAGCTTCAGGTAAGGTTCTTTCTGGAGGGGTTGACGCCAATGCTTTACACAAGCCAAAAAGATTCTTTGGTGCTGCAAGAAACGTCGAAAACGGTGGTTCATTAACCATTTTGGCTACTGCGCTTACCGAAACGGGTTCGAAAATGGATGAGGTAATTTTCGAAGAATTTAAGGGAACAGGAAACATGGAACTACAGCTAGATAGAAAACTAGCAAATCGTAGATTATTCCCTGCTATAGATCTTCAAACTTCTGGAACCCGTAGAGAAGACCTATTAATGGACAAGGAGCACCTTCAAAGAATGTGGATCCTGAGAAAATACTTAGCCGACATGAACCCAATAGAGGCTATGGAAGATATTAAAAACAGAGTTGAACAAACTCGTAACAACGAGGAGTTCTTTATAACAATGAATGGATAACCATTATGTTATTACCCCTATTTTTTGCAATAAGTGCCATTCTAATTCGTTTGGCACTTTTTTATTTCGGATTTGAATCACAGGAAAGCGGTAGATACATTTTCCTACTTCATATTTTAATGATTCTACTCTCTGTTTTCTTCGGTATCATGGCATTTGCCCGTGCTTATCCTAACCAGAGAAATTTTACTTCTTTCATAAAGCAAGGACTTAAATCGGGAGGACTGTACACCTTTATACTAACAGGTTTCTTAATGGTGTTTTACGGGTGGATAAACCCCGAAACATTTGAAGCCAAGAAGGAAGTGCTAATTCAAAGCCAATTGGAATCAGCGGGAAACATATCTCCAGAACAACTAGAAAAAGCGCAATCCAACATGGAAGAGTTTTTTACGGTATTCAATTACAGTACCATTAGCATGTTGGGATTTCTGGTAATTACCATATTCTACGCTGCAGGTAGTGCTGCCCTCTTTATGTACTTGAGAAAATTTTTGCCGAAATAATTAAAAAGTATATTTAGAGCGGTTTTTAACAACTCTTTAATGCTTTTAAGAAAATTCCTACCCTACCTAGCACTAATTTGTGCAACTCCGATTTTTTCTCAGAACAAAATTGCAGGTAAGGTAACCGACCAAACAACCGGAGAAGCTCTATATGGAGCTACCGTTTTTGATAAAATTAGTGGCAAAGGAGCCGTAACTAACAATTACGGCTTTTATGTTTTTACCACCGATTCAGCAACTATAGACCTACAGGTTTCCTTCGTTGGATATCAACCCAAAAGCCACGAAGGTAGATCCGTTTACGCAACCCAACTAGACTTTGCCCTAAGTTCTTCTATAGATTTAAACACCGTAGAAATTATTGCGGAAAGGACACCATTAAAAGCGGTT
Coding sequences within it:
- the rho gene encoding transcription termination factor Rho, which encodes MYDIEQLKAKKILDLREIAKELKIRGTGLKKTDLVYRILDKQADDPKYVEAVYNLFESAPEKGAAEQPKEKKPVASSDRDLFSNKEGQNQRPRKPRNIGKEEGSEKSNNERKENQKSEHGSPRNQERPENKRESRGDQREAREPREPKEARENKDSRDTRDQKDNRGEQQDRKGRERRNDQRNDQKNDQRNDQRNDQRSDQRNDRRDNRRNDNRQNQNNDNRNQEKDPTDKFDFEGIIYCEGVLEMMQEGYGFLRSSDYNYLPSPDDVYVSQSQIKLFGLKTGDTIRGEIRPPKNGEKYFPLVKVEEINGRKPDFVRDRIPFKYLTPLFAQEKLQIAEKESTTSTRIMDLFSPIGKGQRGLIVAQPKTGKTVLLKEVANAIAANHPEAYLIILLIDERPEEVTDMKRSVNAEVIASTFDEQASNHVKIANIVLEKAKRMVECGHDVVILLDSITRLARAYNTVQPASGKVLSGGVDANALHKPKRFFGAARNVENGGSLTILATALTETGSKMDEVIFEEFKGTGNMELQLDRKLANRRLFPAIDLQTSGTRREDLLMDKEHLQRMWILRKYLADMNPIEAMEDIKNRVEQTRNNEEFFITMNG
- a CDS encoding DUF4199 domain-containing protein, whose protein sequence is MLLPLFFAISAILIRLALFYFGFESQESGRYIFLLHILMILLSVFFGIMAFARAYPNQRNFTSFIKQGLKSGGLYTFILTGFLMVFYGWINPETFEAKKEVLIQSQLESAGNISPEQLEKAQSNMEEFFTVFNYSTISMLGFLVITIFYAAGSAALFMYLRKFLPK